GCCTTCGTAGCTCGCATCGATGAACACCTTTCCGATGTAGGTCGTGCCATCCGCTGTGGTCAGGCTGGTGATGCGCGCGCCTTTTTTCGTGATCGACTTCAAAGACTGCGCTGTGATGACTTTCACGCCCGCTTCCTTCAGCATCTCCTGAAATGTGGCCAGGTTCACACTCGGCTCCGCATACCACATCTCACTGCCAGGCTTCGCAGCCGCCGCACGGGTGAAAAACTCGCGCGGAAAGCCGCCGATGGTCTGCTCTTTCCCCACATCCGTGCGACAAAGCCCGCCCGTGACCATGCCGCCGATCCATTTCGTCGGCTCGATGATCACCACGGAGGCTCCTTCACGCGCGGCGATGATCCCCGCGCTCAATCCAGCGGGCGTGCCGCCGTAAATGACGAGATCAGCCTCGCTGGCGAAGGCGGAGAAAGAACCGAGCAGAATGAACAAAAGACGTGCATGCATAACGAGAATCTATTGGAGCGGCTGAATGCCAAACTCACGCGCCACAGGAATGGCAGCAGGAAGATTATTCACGAGCGGAAAGTTCACTCCGGCGTTCCATTGGCGGCGGAGACCTTCAGGAGACTCGTCATGGTAGTAATTCACGCGCACTCCGGCGGCGTTGAGCAGCTTCACGGCCTCGACAGGCATCTCGCCTTTGCCGAGGAGCTGGATGAACTGCGCCTTCATCGCGATGGTTTCCTGCGCATAGGCCATGGAGTCGCCCTGGCGCTCCATGTTGCAGATGAGGATGTCGGGCACGACCGCACGAGCGTCTTTGGCGGCAGATGCGGTGGCGGCGAGGAATGCCTGATGCTTGCGGCCTGCTTTGTCGATGACTTTGGCCGTCGCTGCGCCGACGTCGGCTCCGCCTTTGAGGTGACAGTTGAGCCAGACGTTCTTCGGAAACACGGCCAGCGCCTCTTCAAACGTGGGAATGCGTGTGCCAGCAAACTTTTTCCCCATCTT
Above is a genomic segment from Prosthecobacter sp. containing:
- a CDS encoding glycerophosphodiester phosphodiesterase family protein codes for the protein MIDRLLLTALVFVCLAQGHAEDIKMPSRGLCAHRGAMSTHPENTIPALEEAIRLGAHMIEFDIQLTKDGALVLMHDATIDRTTNGKGKVSDHTLAELKALDAGSKMGKKFAGTRIPTFEEALAVFPKNVWLNCHLKGGADVGAATAKVIDKAGRKHQAFLAATASAAKDARAVVPDILICNMERQGDSMAYAQETIAMKAQFIQLLGKGEMPVEAVKLLNAAGVRVNYYHDESPEGLRRQWNAGVNFPLVNNLPAAIPVAREFGIQPLQ